The Pygocentrus nattereri isolate fPygNat1 chromosome 1, fPygNat1.pri, whole genome shotgun sequence genome window below encodes:
- the LOC119263186 gene encoding uncharacterized protein LOC119263186: MSSSELIKATQNITKASSSRNDTKMLMQPYANWEEYLTPGPISIAILGELVFISSKVDFSINKSPPKDGFKFIRYPESFRACLMQVCNAGWSAFNEAHKNMDQIRLHTGNVPDYIKMCVKILLQDNDELVQTFIPDQLQNIDSIANDCLDLATNTEKKFMEVIMLIQELLEACLNAKQSYSHELEEVRQKLETAKFREKLLKEANKRAENHVNKLDEQLKQAQKSFEEAMNSLPNEWEMIGMNLVEGLAGTVNTILSGAAYISTGGFIADGIKSISSFAAQNTINAGASVEQSAQEHDPMNINNIYANSSHILSVSQSFLKFIDNNQIKWEALKDESSGRITSNFLSKNFEIIKDIINKQKPCPPRQEALSICQKGISICTDLARYAEQGKCEQDEMSNLVSHIHNLVESAQIFDSKSKASTNTPAFTAKPPQLCKTQTSGSEKMTASQTARENARFRIEQSRAQLDQVREAYGKRVDEMEKKKQELNDVLISLSTCKVQEIDFETTIKFLVKGLDAMGQVKEQWEKMVRFFQMVSNIIKTCLETSLKDFTKTIQKTSTSSLRYSPSMFIKDIIYTQAFHASNIAHLVNMISGTYTEVSNKYLMDRVSSLGKLMALDPENPNFTKERMLLQNSCKEAQDGILQLVKRNKQNFDGQTRARVAQIEEELKAVMPPPSPKETEKLQKIVRNGFKEKQEDLEDQYA, from the coding sequence ATGTCTTCATCAGAGCTCATCAAAGCTACGCAAAACATTACTAAGGCATCGAGTTCCAGAAATGACACCAAAATGCTAATGCAGCCGTACGCAAACTGGGAGGAGTACTTGACACCAGGTCCAATTTCCATTGCCATTTTGGGAGAGTTGGTCTTCATTTCATCAAAAGTGGACTTCTCCATCAACAAAAGTCCACCAAAAGATGGATTCAAATTCATCAGGTACCCAGAATCATTCAGAGCTTGTCTCATGCAAGTTTGCAATGCTGGATGGAGTGCTTTCAATGAGGCCCACAAGAACATGGATCAGATTCGCCTACACACAGGCAACGTTCCTGACTACATAAAGATGTGCGTGAAAATTCTTCTCCAAGATAACGACGAACTTGTTCAAACCTTTATCCCTGACCAGCTCCAGAATATTGACAGCATAGCAAACGATTGTCTGGACCTGGCAACGAACACTGAGAAGAAGTTCATGGAAGTCATTATGCTGATTCAAGAGCTTCTGGAGGCTTGCCTAAATGCCAAACAGAGTTATTCTCACGAGCTTGAGGAAGTCAGGCAAAAGCTGGAAACAGCAAAGTTTAGAGAAAAACTGTTAAAGGAAGCCAATAAGAGGGCTGAAAATCATGTGAACAAACTTGATGAGCAACTTAAACAAGCCCAGAAGTCTTTTGAGGAGGCAATGAACTCTTTGCCAAATGAATGGGAAATGATTGGGATGAATCTGGTCGAGGGCCTGGCTGGCACAGTGAATACTATCCTTTCTGGTGCAGCTTATATTAGCACAGGAGGCTTTATTGCAGACGGAATTAAATCAATTTCATCTTTTGCTGCACAAAATACAATCAATGCCGGAGCAAGCGTGGAACAGAGTGCGCAAGAACATGACCCAATGAACATAAACAACATATACGCCAATTCAAGCCACATTTTGTCAGTAAGCCAAAGTTTCCTCAAATTCATTGataataatcaaatcaaatgggAAGCACTGAAAGATGAGAGTAGCGGACGAATAACTTCAAATTTCCTGAGTAAGAACTTTGAGATAATTAAAGACATTATCAACAAGCAGAAGCCATGCCCGCCAAGGCAGGAGGCTTTATCAATTTGTCAGAAAGGCATCTCCATCTGCACCGATTTGGCCAGGTATGCAGAGCAGGGAAAATGTGAACAAGATGAAATGAGCAATTTGGTTTCACACATCCACAATCTAGTAGAGTCTGCTCAAATATTTGACTCAAAGAGTAAGGCCTCAACCAACACCCCAGCCTTCACTGCAAAGCCTCCACAACTGTGCAAAACACAGACCAGTGGATCCGAGAAGATGACTGCTAGCCAGACTGCTAGAGAAAATGCCCGTTTTCGTATAGAGCAGAGTCGGGCTCAGTTAGATCAAGTGAGGGAAGCTTATGGGAAGCGAGTAGATGAAATGGAGAAGAAGAAGCAGGAGCTGAATGACGTCCTTATCTCCCTGAGTACCTGTAAAGTCCAGGAGATTGACTTTGAAACCACCATCAAGTTTCTGGTCAAGGGACTTGATGCCATGGGACAAGTGAAAGAGCAGTGGGAGAAAATGGTGCGTTTCTTTCAGATGGTGTCAAATAtaatcaagacatgtttggaaaCCTCACTGAAAGATTTCACCAAGACTATTCAGAAGACATCCACCTCCTCTTTGAGATACTCGCCAAGTATGTTCATCAAAGACATTATCTACACCCAAGCATTTCATGCCTCAAACATTGCCCATTTGGTGAACATGATTTCAGGTACCTACACTGAGGTGTCCAACAAATACTTGATGGACAGAGTCAGCAGCCTTGGAAAGCTCATGGCCCTGGACCCTGAGAACCCAAACTTTACCAAAGAGCGCATGCTACTACAAAATTCCTGCAAGGAGGCACAGGATGGTATACTGCAACTGGTTAAAAGAAACAAGCAAAACTTTGACGGCCAAACTCGAGCAAGAGTGGCGCAAATTGAAGAAGAATTGAAGGCAGTTATGCCGCCACCCTCGCCAAAGGAAACGGAGAAGCTGCAGAAGATTGTTAGAAATGGatttaaagaaaaacaggaggATCTAGAGGACCAGTACGCCTAA